A part of Paenibacillus sp. 481 genomic DNA contains:
- a CDS encoding MFS transporter produces the protein MTTAAKNAKGPLFILMFNMFLAMVGIGLIIPILPEYVIAFGATGQAMGFLVAAFGLTQFVFSPIAGEMSDRVGRKPLIVVGMLLFTISQVVFAIATDMWMLYASRLVGGAGVALMSAPMMAYVADITTEDKRAQGIGLLGASMSLGIVIGPGIGGFLSKLGMGVPFYTAAVLAGLSTIISYFFLPETLSEDIRLKAKTSGVRRESLMKQMVTSTKAPYFMLLMLVFIFSFGLQNFEAIFGLYVNNKHAFTATDISIIITVGALVGVVIQAVIFNWLVSKFGEKVIINLMFILTAFSLVLMVYANSFWVIFALTQLFFTAVSIIRPAVNTLLTKMVDDSEQGFVAGMNNAYMSLGNIVGPTVAGVLFDKNVEFPYLLGAVVMVLSTIMFMSWSRNAKRLKPKASTTS, from the coding sequence ATGACAACAGCAGCAAAAAATGCTAAGGGACCACTGTTTATTTTGATGTTCAACATGTTTTTGGCGATGGTCGGTATCGGTTTAATTATTCCGATATTGCCGGAGTATGTAATCGCGTTTGGCGCTACAGGCCAAGCTATGGGCTTTCTAGTCGCGGCTTTTGGATTGACACAGTTCGTATTTTCACCGATTGCTGGTGAAATGTCGGATAGAGTTGGCCGTAAGCCATTGATTGTCGTGGGGATGTTGTTATTCACCATTTCCCAAGTGGTATTCGCCATTGCAACTGATATGTGGATGCTATATGCATCTCGTTTAGTAGGTGGAGCAGGTGTCGCACTCATGTCAGCTCCAATGATGGCTTATGTGGCAGATATTACAACGGAAGATAAGCGTGCGCAAGGCATCGGCTTGTTAGGCGCATCCATGTCGCTTGGTATTGTAATTGGACCCGGGATCGGCGGCTTCTTATCGAAGCTTGGCATGGGAGTTCCATTTTACACAGCGGCTGTATTGGCGGGCTTGTCCACCATTATTTCGTATTTCTTTTTGCCAGAGACATTGTCTGAAGATATTAGACTTAAAGCCAAAACAAGCGGTGTAAGACGTGAGTCGCTGATGAAGCAAATGGTTACTTCTACAAAAGCACCTTACTTCATGCTGCTGATGCTCGTCTTTATATTCTCGTTCGGGCTGCAAAATTTTGAGGCTATCTTCGGATTGTACGTAAACAACAAACATGCCTTTACGGCAACTGACATCTCGATCATCATTACAGTCGGCGCGTTGGTCGGTGTCGTTATTCAAGCGGTTATCTTTAACTGGCTCGTGAGCAAGTTTGGTGAAAAAGTAATCATTAACCTTATGTTTATTCTTACCGCATTCAGCTTAGTGCTGATGGTTTATGCGAACAGCTTCTGGGTTATTTTCGCGCTTACGCAATTGTTCTTCACGGCGGTGTCCATTATTCGCCCTGCTGTCAATACGTTGCTAACGAAGATGGTTGACGACAGCGAGCAAGGCTTCGTAGCGGGCATGAACAATGCTTACATGAGCCTTGGTAACATTGTTGGTCCAACGGTAGCTGGCGTTCTGTTCGACAAGAACGTTGAGTTCCCTTATTTGCTGGGAGCGGTCGTAATGGTGTTGAGTACGATTATGTTTATGAGCTGGAGCCGTAATGCGAAGCGGTTAAAGCCTAAGGCGTCAACGACTTCT
- a CDS encoding TetR/AcrR family transcriptional regulator, which yields MQNDSIDKKKHIILTAMKLFTSQGYSATTMQEIAQTCEMSKGSLYVHFKSKEELLLNIYKYFHLNIQCQLLQIEHQHHSNPKDCFRMQIEMLLLTISNCREIFLLELQGTILVEHEELKQFKVQSRDETMRWYENKLIAVYGPTIAPYTLDCTIALHGMINSFTQFIIFEKMELAASDLSHYAIRHMDYIAERLIADQPPALVNKEVWKEHLNGQYRENFERDHPIVLVKQMKEQLTELDLDVQQKEDALASLYILEQELKEFQPKRAILLGMLANIHSVPALQLLRERLEHKLAL from the coding sequence ATGCAGAACGACTCCATAGACAAAAAAAAGCACATTATCCTAACCGCTATGAAGTTGTTTACATCTCAGGGATACAGCGCAACGACAATGCAAGAAATCGCGCAGACATGCGAAATGTCGAAGGGCAGCTTGTATGTGCATTTTAAATCTAAGGAGGAACTACTACTTAATATTTATAAATATTTTCATCTCAATATCCAATGTCAGCTGCTACAAATCGAACATCAACACCATTCCAATCCCAAAGATTGCTTTAGGATGCAAATTGAAATGCTGTTGCTCACGATTAGCAACTGTCGTGAAATTTTTTTACTAGAGCTGCAAGGAACTATTTTAGTGGAACATGAGGAACTTAAGCAGTTTAAAGTTCAATCCCGTGATGAAACAATGCGTTGGTATGAGAACAAACTCATTGCTGTTTATGGCCCGACCATTGCTCCATATACCCTTGACTGCACTATAGCTCTCCACGGTATGATTAACAGCTTCACCCAATTTATAATTTTCGAAAAAATGGAGCTGGCAGCATCTGATTTGAGTCATTATGCGATTCGTCATATGGATTATATTGCGGAGCGACTTATCGCGGATCAACCTCCGGCCTTGGTTAACAAGGAAGTGTGGAAGGAACATTTAAACGGGCAATATCGTGAGAACTTTGAAAGGGATCATCCGATTGTGCTCGTCAAACAAATGAAGGAACAGCTTACAGAGCTCGATCTGGATGTGCAGCAAAAAGAAGACGCGCTTGCGTCATTGTACATTTTAGAGCAAGAGTTAAAGGAATTCCAGCCTAAAAGGGCTATTCTATTAGGGATGCTTGCCAATATACACAGTGTTCCGGCATTACAACTACTTAGAGAAAGATTAGAGCACAAGCTTGCTCTATAA